The sequence TCTTACTCATCTGGCTGAAAAGGGAGTCTTTTTTTCTCCACTAAACTCTGTTATTAGAGCACGGATTTAAAACCAATATTGGAGCTGTTGGGACCAAGTATTCTTTATCTTATTATCACTTTTCCATCTGCGTGGGCACTTTGTATTTCTTCCCCTTTTGGTCAGTAGCTGGCGAGGCGATGAACGTTGTCCATTTATCCATCCTCTAGTCCACACAAGGACACCTGCAGACTCCTCACTCTCTTTGCTTTAACTCGCACCCATGGGACACTCTGgctaattagtgtgtgtgtgtgtgtgtgtgtgtgtgtgtgtgtgtgtgtgtgtgtgtgtgtgtgtgtgtgtgtgcgtgcgtgcgtgcgtgcgtgcgtgcgtgcgtgcgtgcgtgcgtgcgtgcgtgcgtgcgtgcgtgtgtgtgtgaaagtgtacTTGTTGGTGGAAGCAGGAgaggagaatggtagcagggctCCCTGACCTGggcagaagaggggagagggcctGGGGGAGAGGGGCCTGGGGTGCCCAGCAAGCAGCTTTAGTCCTTCCCTTCTACAGAGAACACTTTGATTTCATGGGGGTGATTATTTTTCTTCCGAATCACTCAAGGATGAAGCCCAAGGAACCAGAGATTGTCCTCCCATTCAGGCCCACCACAATGGGGCAACCCTAGCAAAAACCACTATGAGTTTCTCACTTTCTTTTTTACCTCTCTTTTCTCACCGCTCTTTTGGAAAGCAATGCCATACAACTTACTTAAAGAAAGAGTGAAGGGACAGGGGTTGGGGAGGAGATTAGTTGAGTTATTGAGAGACAAGGGAAGAGCATTTAAGGCACAAGCTGGACAAAATCAGCTCCCTACTGATCTGAAGACATTTTATTTTCTATGTGAGGGAAAGTCAGAGACCCTGCCAAAATTGAGTTCTCAGAGTCTAGCTAAAAGTTTTTTCAAATTGAAATGGGTCCAAATATTTTTAAAGGAGGGAAAGAAGGCTGAAATGGTCTAAATTTGAATTGAAGTTTTGAAGATTTTTTAAAGAATGGCAATAGGACTGAAAATGTACAAAATGTTCATGGAAGGGTtgaaatatacatatattttcaTGATGGCATAAGACATGGACCATGGTCGAGGCAAGAGCACTTTTTTAGTTGGCTTGCAAATGCAAGGTTGATTTTATCTCTCTGCTGATAAAATGGTTGGGCTAGAGCACAGTCCTCCTCCAATGTTGGATCAACAATGCACACCATGGCTCACTGACAATTGTATGCAAATGAAGGGCAACTTTTAAACCAAGGTGGCCCTCATCTTGTTCTCGGAACTGCAAACCTTAATCCGACCCACAATGATGAATAGTCTACCCTAATTTGCCTAAATAAATGGAAATTATGCAACTTGCCTATGCCGAAAGTGTGTGAGAACTCTCATATTTCATCTGTAAATCCTTGAAAATCCCATCAAGAAGAATCCCCAAATCATAATCTTAAAAAACATTTGCATTACTGGTGTTGTGGAACATTTTCACTTTCAAGTCAGAATACATCAAGAGATCTCTTTATTTCTTACTGGCATGAAGAACTGATCGTTTTCCTACTAACAATAGTTCACCCATTATAACCATGAATAACAAGTGTAGATACAAGACATGGATTGATATTTGTGACAAAAGACTGTTTTTGGTAATTGAAAGCTCGTTGATAAACTTTAGCTTGGCTGAGGGAGCGAGGGGTGAATGGGACCTAACATGCAAGCTTGTTTAAGTTAGGGGCTTAAAGCATGGAGTTGCCCCCCTTCCCAGAAACCCCTGTTTCTCATGATGTTAACGGACAGAGATGAACCCTTCCCTAGAAGAACCTCCTCTTTGAGAGAGAATGTCGACAAATCGTGTTTGTCATTTGAATTATATTTAAATATAGCTGGAAGTGCCCCTAGAAACCATTGCTTCTCTCTATGTTGAAACAAGGAGATTAATCCTTTCCTTTAGCCCTcaaccctctctgtgtgtgagagagagtgtcgCATATTCGTATTTGTTATAAGCAATCTATTTAAATATAGGTGGAGAAAACTAGGGAGAGTGCAACCTTGCATGATGGTAAAAGGCCAAGGGCCTCACCATATCCTACAATGCCATGCAAATTGGCCACTTGGTGGAGCTATAACAATTTATTTAAAATGCAAACTTTGAAAGGTCATGCACCTCACCCCATCTGTGTGACCTAGTCCTGAAATTTGGTACTCATTTCCCTCTCCTCACAGTCAATTTgcctcatgtcacaccctgaccttagtattctttgttttctttattattttggtttggtcagggtgtgacaagggtggtttgtttagtttttgtcttgtctaggggggTTTTGTacatctatggggttttggtttgtctaggtaaatgtatgtctatggttgcctagattggttctcaatttgcggcagctgtttatcgttgtctctgattgggaaccatatttaggtagccatattccttggtttatctgtgggttattgtctatgtgtagttgcctgtgtcagCACTTAGTTTATATAGCGGCACATTTGTTAAGTGTTCTTTGTTTATTAAAAAGAAGTATGTATTctcatcacgctgcgccttggtctcctctatatgaCGACCGTGAAACCTCAAGGACCCATAATGTCCACCATGATGGATTTGTAGATGAAACTCTGTCTGTAGCATCTATGGACCAAGCTCTCTCAAGGCAATATTATATAGCACACATGCTAAGGGATATGAGTCTAGCTAATTTGTCAATTAAAGTATGGCTCAGTTTGGCTGTATGGTGACATTATTGGACAGGGGAAAACATTAATGCAGATTCATTGGCTAATTGCTGCCATATTGTTTGAGCAAGAGTGTTGTAAAATGTTGTGTTTGAAGATGTGCATCCATAGATAGCagcagcgccttcagaaagtattcacacccctggactttttccacattttgttgtgttacagcctgactttcaaatagtttttttatgccactgacacacacaataccacatatcAAATGGAATTATGATTTTAgtcaaattaaaaactgaaatgtcttgagtcaacaaTTATTCACTACAAGAGTCGATACAAGAGTCCTTCCTAActtggagaggaaggaaaccactcagggatttcaccatgggggccaatggtgattttaaaccaGTTACAGAATTAAAtgcctgtgataggagaaaactgaggatggataaagaacactgtagttactccacaatactaacctaaattacaGAGCGAAAAGACGAAAGCCTGCacataatacaaatattccaaaacatgcatcctgtttgcaataagtcactaaatactgcaaaaaaatgtggcaaagtaattaactttttgtcctgaacacaaaacattatgtttggggcaaatccaacacaacacatcactgagtaccactcttcatatttatAAGCATTGTTGACGCTgtgtcatgttatgggtatgcttgtcgtTGGCAAGGACTAAGCATAAAAAGAaaaggaatagagctaagcacaggcaaagtcctagaggaaaacctggttgagtctgctttccaacagaaacTGGGAGACAAATCCACTTTTCAGCagtacaataacctaaaacacaagcccAAATGCACACTGGAGTTatttaccaagacaacattgaatgttcctgtggctgagttacagttttgacttgaattgtcttgaaaatatatggcaatctATGGCGACTTTTTAAAAATAATCAtgggaaaatattgtacaatccaggtttgcaaaagtcatagagacttacccagaaagactcacagctgtaatcactgcaaaaATGATTCTAACATGCAATGATTtaggggggttgaatacttatctaatcaaaatatattcgtgttttattttccattcatttttaagttagaatttttcttccactttacattacaaagtattttgtgtagatcattgaccaaaaatacaattaaatccattttaatcccactttgtaacacaacaaaatgtggaaaaaataaaggagtgtgaatactttctgaaggcactgtacataccaaATGTGGTGCTGGCTGGTGTAGTGGTTCTGGAGAAGAAGACTTTTAAAGGAGTCAATCATTCAAAATAGTCCAAAATGTGCATATTGCATGATCTGTTTAATTTGGAGTTTGGATATTTGGCAAAGCGTGATAAGGAGCACAGATTTAGCTCATTTTAGGGTGGTGTGTCAAATTTGTCCTGATGGTGGCACATTGGGCCCACAGCTTGAACCCCGGCATTGCTGCTTGCAGCTATATTTTGTTATTTGCATTTGATTTAAATATAGGTGGAGAAAactagggatggatggatggtgcaCTGTGAATATGCACTGTTATTAATGGATCACCCAGGAAATAAGCTTAATGTCAATCATGGTGTTGGAGTTCAACAGACCATTGCATAAAATTACACTTATTCCAATCACCTATTCTGATGGATAATATGATAAGCTTGTTAATTTGTGTTTAACCAAGAAGAAGTGCACAATACCTTATTGACCTCATCTTAAAAAATGTGTAGCCCAAATCTGGCAGAAGTATATGATGGAGCTTGTGTATGACCTAATATGTTGACATCAATATTTTCATAATCATATTTCATAATGTACTATTATTTTACTCAAtgattttaatatatatatattatcccaTCACTTAACAAGACAACACCTCTCACTATAGCCATTGGTTGCACTGATGCACTGCCTTTAAATAACTTAGTAAAAGCATTGATaaatatgtaggatcttaattttagCCAGTACACTACAGCTGGAAAATAatactgcagcaacaggaaatgtgaattattatgtggattataattcatggaaaTGTTGGTAGGGGTGATAGATTTTTGTAAGGAAAAATCAAGCCTGACATTTAAAAGTGAAAATTACAAACTCAGAAGTGTTTTTAAATCTCACATACACTACAAGTTTTTGTAATCCTGCAACAGGGTGGTCAGTTTTAGGTCTTACATCTGTACTTCACCCAGAAGGGTGCCAAAAACATTAGTTCAGCAATGACTTATAATGAATAATATGTATTTGGGAGTGTGACTTCTTTTCTTTTTTCAACTTTCAATAGCCATTCAAAATCGTCAATTCATAGAAAAGCAAACTCCAGCATGTTTATTCTGGTCATATGCTTTAATAAGTAAGAGGAGTAACTGATGAGGAAGAGGAAAGAAACTGtctgatgaggaagaggagagtagcCTAACTGTCAACCTCAACATATAATTCATATTTGAGTTAACAAGAGTTCATCCTTCACAGAAGAAGAGAAGTCCCAGTTTAGTGAGTTAGTTCAGTGTTTATTTAATTGTAAGTGTCCTAAGGTCCTATCGATACATGACACCTGCCTATAGAGGTTAAAGAGAAGTGGACCACGGTTGCTTGTCAACAAGCATCTTACTGGCAATTAAATAGACCACAATCCGTGTCCACTAACATTGCCATACGCTCCAAAAATGCTAGGATATTCTGGAACTTGCTAAATAACCTGTTAAGGACGttatatatatttcttaattccattattttacttttagatgttgatgtattgttgtgaattagtATATGCTACTGCACTGTTGTAGCttgtaacacaagcatttcgctacacccgcaataaacACTTTCTAAatgtgtgcatgtgaccaataaaatgtgatttaatttgattaaaaACGGTTTGAATAAAAGCACCACACCCTTGGTTAGTTGAAAATAAGCTGTGAAAAAAAAGTTAACTAGGCTATCCCTttaagaaataaaaatatatattggtGTAGAAATGGGCAGAGCCCTTCTGTAATAAATGATTTAGAAGAATGAACAATTAGGCCTATTCATAATCAATAGACCAACGCTATTATACCATCAGGTTTTTAGGGAGGTTTTCACCAATTGATTAACAATGTACGTTATAACACCACAAGAAAACAACAAACTGTGGGAAATAAACATTTACTTTTCTTTAAAAAAGAAAGatgtattgtacagtatacaATATCCACAATCTGTAAGTATTTATTATGAACACATATATAAATAAAGACAACACAAAATGGTAACCGGATTCTATTTACAACGCATGTTGCGTACTGTGCAAACTGAACGCATTCGCGTGCGGGTGACCGTTGAAAAAGTTGAAGTAGTGATGGTCAAGTCCTTGCACTGGTGACAGGTAGCCACCATGGTGCTGTTGCGTCGGTGCGGAAAGCGGCACCGTTGGGTACGAGATGGTCGGGCTGCGCGCCGTGCTGTGCCAAGAGAAGTGTCCGGGTGGGCTCTGCTGAAACACGGAGTCGTTGGGGCTGTGACTCTGGAGTGACTCCGGGGAGGAGTGCAACTGGCACAGATAATCTGCCTGGTCTGGAAACGCGCCCAGTGAGCCGAACACCGGCTCGGTGGCGACCCGGGACTTGGACTGAAGAAAGGCCAGGATCCTTGCGTACTTGATGTCTTTGGTCTCAACCCTCTCCTCCGTGGTCAGATAGTGCACCAGGTTCTTCATGCACTCGTGGTAGCCGTAGTGGAAGTAGTTGGCGAACTCCCCCAGTAGCTCACCTAAAAGGAATCCGAAGAAGGTGACGATTAGAAAACACACAGAAACTCCAATATTCTTTAAGCTATTACATTCAAATGTGAGCATATATTTACGATATAGACTACAGTGATGATGATTGATATTACGACGATAAATATGTCAACGAGACAGCCGGAATGGAGTCAAGGAAGGTGGAACAGGATACGGATGCGCTCTGGGTGAGAGCCCCGGGTCTGTGCGCTTTGGAGTGGACAGGAAAACTCACCCTTTTCTCTGCCTCGGGGGAAGTCTGCAGAGTGGAGCGCTCGTAGATACTGAACTGTCATCTCCAGAATCTCGGCCTTCTCCAGCTTTCCAGAGTTCTATTATCAGAAAAAAAAAGATATTAGAAAAATAATATTACGTCGTTTATATACACAAAATCAAACAGGTGGCAGACATTATGTAGGCTACGCTATTTGTCACGCATAGCAAGGATTTAATAATGCAATAATAAGACATACATTTAGCCAATATAAAACGTTGAATAAGATAATTTAGGCGATTGTTTATGAATTGTGAATAAGATTATTTAATTGTACAACTGCATGCTACCTGTTTCGCGCGCGCCATTGGCACGGTTTTCCCCAGTTCGTTTAGGCAGCGGTTGATGCGATCTCGTCTTCTTTTTTCTATTACTTTATGGGAGATGGGAGTTCTCTGTTGAAAAATAACAACACAAATGATTAGACAAACAAACATAATCAACAGTAGGCCATGTCTAAAGTGTATAGCTCTGGAAACCTAGAACAAAAAGCTGATTGAAACTGGAATGAAGACGAAACTACTTGGAAACCAAACGGCAAAGAGACGTTGCCTTGCCTTGCCTAGCCACCTTGGTGCGCTTTGGTGCACTAGAGCGCAACAGCGCTACTGACCATCACATGGGCCAAGGCAGGTGCCAAAGCTCAAACACAACCATGGAGTATGGCACTAATGTCCTTCGAACCGTCAATTATACTATTGCAGTGACAACTTCAGCcacttttcttctttaaaataattatttacattttttgtcGTTTTTGCAAACTCAAATGTGTACTATATTGGTTACGTTTTAGCTAAAGTGCGCAAAAGCATAGTAGGCTATCAGACCAATTTCCATGGAACCAAATTTCGCCTTTGACTACACATATAC comes from Oncorhynchus gorbuscha isolate QuinsamMale2020 ecotype Even-year linkage group LG24, OgorEven_v1.0, whole genome shotgun sequence and encodes:
- the helt gene encoding hairy and enhancer of split-related protein helt isoform X1 → MFVCLIICVVIFQQRTPISHKVIEKRRRDRINRCLNELGKTVPMARAKQNSGKLEKAEILEMTVQYLRALHSADFPRGREKGELLGEFANYFHYGYHECMKNLVHYLTTEERVETKDIKYARILAFLQSKSRVATEPVFGSLGAFPDQADYLCQLHSSPESLQSHSPNDSVFQQSPPGHFSWHSTARSPTISYPTVPLSAPTQQHHGGYLSPVQGLDHHYFNFFNGHPHANAFSLHSTQHAL
- the helt gene encoding hairy and enhancer of split-related protein helt isoform X2 yields the protein MASKMKDRKRTPISHKVIEKRRRDRINRCLNELGKTVPMARAKQNSGKLEKAEILEMTVQYLRALHSADFPRGREKGELLGEFANYFHYGYHECMKNLVHYLTTEERVETKDIKYARILAFLQSKSRVATEPVFGSLGAFPDQADYLCQLHSSPESLQSHSPNDSVFQQSPPGHFSWHSTARSPTISYPTVPLSAPTQQHHGGYLSPVQGLDHHYFNFFNGHPHANAFSLHSTQHAL